The DNA segment AAGTTCGGCGTGTCTTTGGCGATCACGACGCCCTTGCCGAGGTGGACGCGCGCGAAGTGCGCCACGCGCTCGGTGACAGCCGGGTCGGTGTCCGGCGTCGGGATCATCTCGAAGAGCTTGAGGTAGCGCGGCGGGTTGAAAAAGTGGGTCCCGAGGAAGCGGCGCTTAAAGTCGTCGCTCCGGCCGCCAGCGATCTCGCCAATCGGCAGGCCCGAGGTGTTGGTCGAGATCACGGCCGCCTCGCTCGCGTGCTCCTCGATCCGCGCTATGACCGACTGCTTGATGTCCATCCGCTCGACCACGACCTCGATCACCCAATCGACGCTGCTGATTTTGTCGAAGTCGTCGTCGAAGTTGCCGAGCGTCACCCGCTTCTGGACGGCAGGCGTGAAGAACGGCGCGGGGTTCATCTTCGTCGCCGCCTTGAAGGCCCCCTCGACGAGGCTGTTAGGCGTGCCCTCCTTGCCGATCGACTCCGGGGTGACATCGAGCAGCAGCACCTGGAGACCGGCGTTGGCGAGGTGGGCGGCAATCTGCGACCCCATCACGCCCGCGCCGAGCACGGCGGCGGTGCGGAAAGGCCGGGGCGCGGCGACGGGAGTGCGCTGCCCGTTGGTCGTGGTCTGGGTTAGCGTTTCCATGGTTTGGGTGTTGGATTATGGGTAGGGGCGCAGCATGTTGCGCCCGTACAGCATGAGACAGGGTCAGACGAACGCGCCGATGCCGGTGATGGCGCGGCCGACGATGAGGGTGTTGATTTCGTGCGTGCCCTCGTAGGAGTAGATCGCCTCGGCGTCGGCGAAGAAGCGGGCGACGTGGTGGTCGAGGAGGATGCCGTTGCCGCCGAGGAGTTCGCGGGCGAGGGCGACGGTCTCGCGGCAGCGGGTGGTGGTGAAGACCTTAGCGAGCGACGCCTGCTCGTCCGTCAGTCGTCCTTCGTCCTGGAGGCGCGAGAGCTTGAGGCACATCGTCTGCATCGCCGTGACGTTGCCAAGCATCTGGACAAGCTTGGCCTGGACGAGTTGGAACGACCCAATGGACCGGCCGAACTGCCGCCGCTGCTGGACATATGCGAGCGCGTGCTCGTAGGCTCCCATCGCGCAGCCAACGGCGATCCACGCCACGCCGGCGCGCGTCACGCGGAGCACGTCCGCCACGTCGCGGAACGAGGTGCAGCCCAGGAGCCGGTCCGATTCCGGCACGCGGCAGCCGGTGAGCGTGACGAGGCCGTTCTCGACGGCGCGCAGCGCAGTCTTGCCAGTGATCTTCTCGGCCGCGTAGCCGGGGTTTTCTTTCGCCCGGACGAGGAAGCCGCGCACGCTCGCGTCGGCCTCGTCCCGCGCCCACACGATGACGAGGTCGGCGAAGGTAGCGTTGCCGGTCCACTTCTTCTGACCGTTCAGCACCCAGCCGTCGCCGTCGCGGCGGCAGGTCGTGGTCAGGCCCCCGGCGGCGGCGCTGCCCACCTTCGGCTCGGCGAGGGCGAAGGCTCCCACCGCGTCGAGGTGGCGGAACTGGGGAAACCACTCCGCCTTCTGCTCGTCGCTGCCGCAGCGCAGAAGCGACTGCATCACGAGCCCGAACTGGACGCCGAAGAACGTCGCCGTGGACGGATCGACGCGTGCGATCTCCATCGTCGAAAGCCCTTCCAGCACGGCCGCGTGAGGGGCTCGCTTGTAGGTGCCGTCGCCGTAGATCCGCGTAGCCACGTCGAGCCGCCGGAACCCGTCGCGCAGCACCTCGACCGGCGTCTCGTCGCGCGCCCAGCAGCCGGCGATGACCGGGGCGACGTCGCTCACCATGAAGCTGTGGATCTGCTCCATCATCCGGCGCTCCTCGTCGGTCAGCGCGTCCCGGATGTCGTAGAGGTCGCTGTCGACGGGCGGGGGCCCGGCCTCGCCGCCCGCGGAGGACGCCATCATCTTCTTCATCGCCGCGAGCGTCCCCTCGTCCATCCGGGCGACGAGGCCGATGAGTTCGCCGAGGTCCACGCGCTCGGCCAGTTCGGCTACGGCGGCCAGGTCGAGGCCCTCGGCGAGCTTCATGAGCGGCCCGAGTTGGGCGAAGTCGAGCGGGAGGCTGTCAGTTTCCATGGGAAGGGTGATCGGACGGGTGGGGGCGCGCTTATATCCAGGGCGAGCGCGATGGGTCCGGTCCGACGCTGTGCCTCGAAGTTAACAGCGTTAATCGGGAAGGTCAAGAAGGAGTGCAAGCGGGGCCGGCGACCTAGTCGCGCCGCCCGCTTCCGCTCGTCCCGTCCTCCGCTCGTCCGCGCCTACACCACGGCGACGCACTCGCGGCCGTCCTTGACCTCGGCGCTGTACATCTGCCCGATCTCGCCGTCGAAGGTCTTGCTGACCGCCGAGCGCTTGACCTTCATCGTCGGCGTCAGCAGCTCGTTCTCGACCGTCATCAGGTCCGGGACGAGCTTGAAGCGCTTGACCTGGTTCCAGCGGTCGATGCCGGTGTTGGCCTTGTTGACGATGCGCTCGTACTCGGCGACGACCTGGGGGTCCTTGATCCAGTCGTGGAGGCCGCTTCCGGCGATGCCATGGTCCTCGGCCCACACGCCAAGGCCGTCCGCGCTCGGGAAGAGGAGCGCCGTGCAGAACTTGTAGCCCGAGCCGACGACGACGGCCTGCTCGATCAGCGGCTCGGCCGTCAGGCGGTTCTCGATGGGCGACGGGATGACGTACTTGCCGGTCGAGAGCTTGAAGAGCGCCTTCTTGCGGTCGGTGATCCGGAGGTAGCCTTCGGGGGTGAACTCGCCGATGTCGCCGGTGTGGAACCAGGCCTCCTCGTCTACGACCTCCTGGGTTTTCTCGGGGGCCTTGTAGTAGCCCTTCATGATGTGCGGCCCGCGGGAGATGATCTCGCCGTCCTCGGCAATCGCCACCTCGACCCCGGCAATCGGCGGGCCGACCGTGCCGGCGCGGATCATGCCGGGGAGGTTGTTGGTGATGACGGGGCTGGTCTCGGTGAGGCCGTAGCCTTCGAGCACCTGGATGCCGAAGCCGTTGAAGGCGCGGGCGAGGTCGGCGCGGAGGGCGGCCCCGCCGGAGGTGACGGCCTTGATGCGGGTCAGGCCGAGCTTCTCGCGGAGCTTCGAGTAGACGAGCTTGTCGGCGAGGCCGTGCTTGACGGCGTCGAGGCCGGCGGGCTCCTTCGTGACGTCGTAGTTGACGGCGCGGTCGAGCGCCCAGCTGCCGATCTTCTTCTTGGCCCCCTCGGCCTGCGCGATGCCGAGCGCGACCTTGTCGAAGACCTTTTCGAGCACGCGCGGGACCGTCGCGAAGAACGTCGGCTTGACCTCGGCGAGGTGGTCGACGAGTTGGTCTGGGTTGGTATAGTACAGGGTGTGCCCCCAGCCCGCATTCGCAATCGTGAGCGTGCGGGCATAGATGTGGGTCATCGGGAGGAAGTTGAGCACCACCTCCTCAGCGTGCCCGAGAATCGCGATCCCGGAGATTGCGGAGATGGCGTTCGAGGTGATGTTCTCGTGCGAGAGCATCACGCCCTTCGGCTGGCCGGTCGTGCCGGAGGTGTAGATGAGCGTCGCAAGGTCGCGCGCGTCGATCTGCTGGCGGAGTTCGTCCGGCAAGCCGGGGTGCTCCGCGAGGCGGCGGCGGCCGAGCCCGCGGAGGTCTTCCATCGTGAGGAGCTGCATCCCGTCGGGGAGCGTGACCCCGCTGCCGGTGCCCTCGGCGAGGACGACGAGGCGAACCTCCGGCACCTGGTCGGCCCAGCCGGCGAAGTTCTGGAGCATCTCCTCGTTCGAGACGACGAGGGCTTTGGACTCGCTGTGGGTGGCGACGAAGACGAGGTTCTCCGGCGCGTAGGTGGTGTAGAGCGGTACGTTGACGATGCCCGCCAGGAGCGTCCCGAAGTCGAAGAGCTGGAAGTAGAGGTCACTGTTGGCGAAGAAGGCGACGTGCTCGCCGCGCTCGAAGCCGTGCTCGAGGAACCCAGCCGCGATCTCCTCGGTGGCCGTCCGAAACTCGGCGGTCGACATCGTCATCCAGCCGCCTTCGGGGCGCGGCTGGTTGAAGGCGCGCGGGTTGGGGTAGCGCTCGGCCGCCTCGACGAGCAGCGAGGGGATCGTCCGTCCGAGGACGACCTCGCCCTTGGACTGAGGGAGAGCAGTGTGGATTTGCAGCGGCATGGGATTCGGGGTCTTAGGGAAATGAAAGCACCTACGGGCACGCGCGCCTGCGTGAAGCCAAGGTAAAAATACGACGAACGCACTGAGCCGTGCGGACGCCTGACCTGCTCGCCTGTCGACGGGCGCGCGCGGCGGCCTGTGGGCCCCGGGTCCGCTACCTGCCGGCCTAGCCGTGCGGGGCGGGGTCGGCCTGGAAGCAGAAGCCGGCTATCGCGTGGCGGACGACGGCCTCGGCGATGGCGTCGCGCTCGAAGCGCACGTCCACGCGCTGCGCCAGCAGCAGCGCCACCGCCCCGTGGAGCCCCGCCCAGAGCACGCTCGCTGCCATCGCCGGGTCGGCCACGTCGAACTGGTCGGTCTCGGCTCCGGCCCCGAGGGCTTCGGCGAAGAGCTCCAGGTTGCGCCGGGCGCGGCGGTACTTCTCGGCCGGGTAGCGGGCCATCCGCTCCGGGTGGAGCATGAACATGACTTCGTAGTACTCCGGGTGGTCGAGCCCGAAGTGGACGTAGCCCCGGCTCATCGCTTCGAGGCGCTCAGCTGGGTCCGGGTGGGAGTCCGCGATCTTCTGGAGCGAGGCGTTGAGCTGCATCATCCCCTCGTCGATGAGCGCGTGCAGGAGCGCGTCCTTGTTCTCGAAGTGGAGGTAGATGCTCGTGGCGCTGCACCCGACCGACCGGGCGATCTTGCGCATCGAGAGGTTGTTGTAGCCGACCTCGACGAGCATCAGGCGCGTGCGGTCGAGGATGGCACGGCGCAGGTCGGAGCCGTTGGAGCGGGGGTCGGCCATGAACGGGAGGGGTTAGCAGAGGGCGCTAGCGTACTCCAACATGCCCCCCGTTGTCAAGGTCCGCGCCCCACAGCCGGTGTCACCTTTGGCGCATTCTGCCCTAGTCTTGTCGCCCGTGGGGACAGTGAGGCGGTGGACGGTTGGCGCGTTGCACGGCGGTCTCGGTACCTTGCTCGACTTCGCCCTCGACCCTCGACCCCCGACGCCTGTGCACATCCACGTCTTCACCACCGGCGGCACGATCGACAAGGTCTACTTCGACGCCCGCAGCGACTACGAGATCGGCGACCCGCAGATCGTTGACATCCTCGGCGACGTCGGAGTCGCGGCGGAGGTCGAGGTGGAGACCCTGCTGCGCAAGGACAGCCTCGACCTCACCGACGCCGACCGAGCGCTCATCGCCGAGCGCGTCCGGGCAGCTTCCAGTCCGCGCATCCTCATCACCCACGGCACCGACACTATGACCGCGACGGCCCAGGCGCTCGGCGACGCAGGCGATAAAACGGTCGTCCTCGTCGGCTCGCTCAGTCCGGCGCGGTTCAAGGGCTCGGACGCCGAATTCAACATCGGGTTTGCCCTGGCGGCGGTCCAGACGCTCCCGCCGGGTGTCTATGTGGCCATGAACGGCCTCGTGTTCCCGGCCGAAGGGGTCAGAAAGAACCGCCCTGCGAACAGGTTCGAGGGCGAACCGTACCAAGTCCCTGTTTCTGCGTGAGGCGAGCCGAGCAGTGGAC comes from the Bacteroidota bacterium genome and includes:
- a CDS encoding asparaginase domain-containing protein, translating into MHIHVFTTGGTIDKVYFDARSDYEIGDPQIVDILGDVGVAAEVEVETLLRKDSLDLTDADRALIAERVRAASSPRILITHGTDTMTATAQALGDAGDKTVVLVGSLSPARFKGSDAEFNIGFALAAVQTLPPGVYVAMNGLVFPAEGVRKNRPANRFEGEPYQVPVSA
- a CDS encoding TetR/AcrR family transcriptional regulator; the protein is MADPRSNGSDLRRAILDRTRLMLVEVGYNNLSMRKIARSVGCSATSIYLHFENKDALLHALIDEGMMQLNASLQKIADSHPDPAERLEAMSRGYVHFGLDHPEYYEVMFMLHPERMARYPAEKYRRARRNLELFAEALGAGAETDQFDVADPAMAASVLWAGLHGAVALLLAQRVDVRFERDAIAEAVVRHAIAGFCFQADPAPHG
- a CDS encoding long-chain fatty acid--CoA ligase; amino-acid sequence: MPLQIHTALPQSKGEVVLGRTIPSLLVEAAERYPNPRAFNQPRPEGGWMTMSTAEFRTATEEIAAGFLEHGFERGEHVAFFANSDLYFQLFDFGTLLAGIVNVPLYTTYAPENLVFVATHSESKALVVSNEEMLQNFAGWADQVPEVRLVVLAEGTGSGVTLPDGMQLLTMEDLRGLGRRRLAEHPGLPDELRQQIDARDLATLIYTSGTTGQPKGVMLSHENITSNAISAISGIAILGHAEEVVLNFLPMTHIYARTLTIANAGWGHTLYYTNPDQLVDHLAEVKPTFFATVPRVLEKVFDKVALGIAQAEGAKKKIGSWALDRAVNYDVTKEPAGLDAVKHGLADKLVYSKLREKLGLTRIKAVTSGGAALRADLARAFNGFGIQVLEGYGLTETSPVITNNLPGMIRAGTVGPPIAGVEVAIAEDGEIISRGPHIMKGYYKAPEKTQEVVDEEAWFHTGDIGEFTPEGYLRITDRKKALFKLSTGKYVIPSPIENRLTAEPLIEQAVVVGSGYKFCTALLFPSADGLGVWAEDHGIAGSGLHDWIKDPQVVAEYERIVNKANTGIDRWNQVKRFKLVPDLMTVENELLTPTMKVKRSAVSKTFDGEIGQMYSAEVKDGRECVAVV
- a CDS encoding acyl-CoA dehydrogenase family protein, which codes for METDSLPLDFAQLGPLMKLAEGLDLAAVAELAERVDLGELIGLVARMDEGTLAAMKKMMASSAGGEAGPPPVDSDLYDIRDALTDEERRMMEQIHSFMVSDVAPVIAGCWARDETPVEVLRDGFRRLDVATRIYGDGTYKRAPHAAVLEGLSTMEIARVDPSTATFFGVQFGLVMQSLLRCGSDEQKAEWFPQFRHLDAVGAFALAEPKVGSAAAGGLTTTCRRDGDGWVLNGQKKWTGNATFADLVIVWARDEADASVRGFLVRAKENPGYAAEKITGKTALRAVENGLVTLTGCRVPESDRLLGCTSFRDVADVLRVTRAGVAWIAVGCAMGAYEHALAYVQQRRQFGRSIGSFQLVQAKLVQMLGNVTAMQTMCLKLSRLQDEGRLTDEQASLAKVFTTTRCRETVALARELLGGNGILLDHHVARFFADAEAIYSYEGTHEINTLIVGRAITGIGAFV